The window TTGCTTTATCCGCCAATCTAAAGCCATCACTGGTGATTCAAAAGGGCTAGTGCTGTTGCACACATTTTCCATTATTCCAGTAATCAATCGCTTGACCATCAAGGGAACCCAGGTATGGATCATTATTTCCAACGTGTATACTTACTTGATCCCCTACTGAATATATGTCTGGCCTGATAAAAGTTAGCTACAATTTTCCAGCGCCTTTTTGACGGAAACACCGGAATTGTGCTCTCAGCCTGTCCTCTTCTAGTGGATGAATCATTTGGTTCTAGCAACTCTTCTACCCAGGGAAACCTGACAACCTCGTCTGGTGGTGGTCTTAGCAGCATGATGGGAGGTGTTGTTGGAGGTGTAGTTGGAGTTGATTCTGGGTGGAAGTTTTTCAATGAAGGTTCTTCTCCAATAGAGGATGGTGTAGTAGTCATGTTTATTATGCACCAACATGCTCTTGTGGTACAAATCATTTATATAATTCTAGAAGCATTTTATAACTTTTTTGCCATATGTATGTGAGCTCATTACCATCTGAACTCTTTCTTAGTTACAATGTTCTGTGTTTCTTCTGTTAGGTTAGGCTCCGTACCAATATTGATCATGTTGACCATATTGAAACCTTCTCTAGACCAGATGGAGCACGGGAGGGTTCCATTGCATATGCTGCATGGAAATACACAACATCCTCGAGTGATTCACCATCAATTGGTAAGATTAGGTGGCCTTATCTGTGGGCATTGATTGCTGTCTAAATTATTATGTTGTATTTTCATGGACTAATATGACAACACCATAGTTGAAGAACAAGTATCATGGCTTGCACTTGCATGGGATCGTCAAGTTCAAGTGGCAAAGTTTGTTAAATCAAAGATGATTAAACATAAAGAATGGAAGATTGATAGTGCAGCGATTGGTGTTGCCTGGTTAGATGATCAAGTATGCTAAAAGCTCACTCTTCCATAATCCATTTAGTGTGTGCTCTTTTTTTAGGTGTAAAATCAcatcactattttttttcccagaTGTTGGTTGTACTTAATTTGCGAGGGCAGCTCTGTTTGTTCTCCAAAGATAGCAATGAGCTTCGCAGGACTgtatttgttcttgatggtTATATCTTCGATGAAAGCATACTATACCATACACATTTTTCTAACAGGTTTGGCAACCCGGAGAAGCATTTTAACAATTCGGTAGCAGTAAGAGGTGCTACGGTGTATATTCTTGGGCCAAATTTCCTCACAGTTTCCCGACTTCTTCCATGGAAGGAGCGGATTGAAGCACTAAAGAGAGCTGGTGATTGGATGGGTGCACTGGACATGGCTATGAAACTTTATGATGGCCAGACACAGGGTGTTGTTGATCTCCCGAGAACAGTTGATTCTATACGAGAAGCCATAATGCCATATTTAGTAGAGTTGCTGCTGTCATATATACATTATGTATTTGAATACATTTCAATTGCTTTGTCAAGCCATACTGGAAAAGGGGGTGCATCAGATGGCCTGGTAGATGCTGATAGGTCCCTGCTGACACAGAGAGAGGAACAGTATGCACGTGTAGGGGGGGTTGCAGTTGAGTTTTGTGTTCATATTGGACGAAATGACATCCTTTTCGACACAGTCTTTTCTAAGTTTGTTGCGGCAAAAAGTGGAGGTACGCTTGTTTTAATTTGCTCACAAGGACTAGTAACCTTTCCTTTTGGTTTACCTCTGAAGTTGTACTTTGTTCATGCCTTATTTTTGCTAAATACCTGTGGAAGTTGATTTGCAGTCCTTCCTTGTTCATCGAGTGTATCTAGATCTTCTTTTATACTTACTGCACTTCCTTAATTCATTGCCTATTTGTTTGCATATGTCTTGTGCTGGTTGATTAGATAGTGCATGTACATGTTTTTGCTGTTAAATTGCTGCTATAACTTGAAAAGGCTGACATGGCATCGATGGCAGGTATGTTTCTGGAGGTGCTAGAGCCCTATATATTGAAGGATATGCTTGGCTCTTTGCCACCTGAGGTGAGCAACATCAAGGGTTTACTAATGTTAACACAGAAGTCTTCAAATGAATATACATTTCCTCCAATCTGATTTGCAGATTATGCAAGCACTAGTAGAGCATTATAGTAGCAAAGGATGGTTGCAGCGAGTTGAACAATGCATTCTTCATATGGATATTTCTTCATTGGATTTTAATCAGGTATACATAATTTGCATTTAAGGTGTAAGAAATACATCGCTTATCACGCATGTTCTGTTGCATATATTGACTGATAAAATGTCATGCCtcataaaaattttcaacttctTTTGTTTCCATCAAAGTTTGGAATTCAGAATATTGTGTTGAACAATTATAAGGCTGACTCAATTTGTTATGCTTCTGTTATATTCAGGTAGTCCGACTGTGTCGTGAACATGGGTTGTATGGTGCACTAATTTATTTGTTCAACCAAGGTCTGAAAGATTTCCGCACACCTCTAGAGGAGCTTTTATCTGTCATTCAGAACGCTAGTAGAAAAGAAGGTGCTTCTACTTGGTATGTCGTTTTGTGGCAATACTTGTCTAAAAGCCCATAAAATTATGTTCATAAACAAGATAATTATGTGTACTGTGTTCTTCAGTTTTTGGTATGTTAGATGagcatatttttattattctgAAGTTCCTGATAAATATGtgttcaggaaaaaaaatgatttgatgAACCTTAGTAAACCCCATGATCATAAgttattttcatttttctaaAAGTTACACACATGTGACTTTAACATGATAGTTTCATTATCCTGAAGTTTCTGATAAAACCGTgtttgagtaaattgcattaaTCAGTCAAATAATAGCATTGATTACCTTGCTATTATTTACACGGATGATTTAGAATGCGACTTAGATGGTCTTGATTgcctgaggaaaaaaaaacctttatGCATGAGCATGCACAAAATGGCTGACAGTATGTAACGACAAATATTTGCTTCTTTCAAATGGAGGCAAGGATGAACAATACTATGTGGAGTTGTGGACTTGCTTGGTTTTGCTACATACTCACCATTATACTTTTGTAAGACCTTACTAGTACTGCACATATAGCTAATCTCTTACCCTATAATTATTCTTTGCTGAAACAGCTACAGGATGCTTGTTTACCTGAAGTATTGCTTTCAGGGCTTAGCATTTCCTCCAGGTTAGCGTCTATATCATTTGTGAAAAACAATTTACTCTCATGAATTAATGCTAGGTTAGTAGTTGGACCATAAACTATGTTTTTTCCTGTGCTACACTGCTGTGTCTTGTGTTAGGCCTGGAAACTTGTGAATTGTAAAATGCTCTAATAAAACTATATGCTAAAATCTTAACTACTTTTTTTGTAAAATTAGAGAATTCAAGTCTACCATGAGTAGGCCTTTTGGGTCTCTCTACCATGAGATGTAGGTACTATGTCATTCTCATAAGGATGTCTACTTGTTTCCCATCAAGATTACTTGTAGAACCAGGAATACACATGAAGCTGCTGTATAGAatgttcttatttttttaaaaaaaaatattgatgagATACTTCCACATGATTTATTTTTCAGGGCACGGGACAATTCCCCAATCCCGCCTTCATTCAGTACGAGAAGAACTATTGCAATTTTTGCTTGAGGAGTCTAAGACTTCCAGTACTGATGTATACAAGAGCTTCAAATCCTCCAGTGAAAAATGCCCAAACATATGCTATCTACTATGGATGGATACTGAAGCTGCTTTGGAAGTTCTCAAATGTGCCTTTGCACATGAGAGATTTGAACCTAGAGACAACCCATCTAGTACTCCTGATGCACGTGTCTCAGAGGATGGAGACAATATTAATATTGGAAGCCCTGACAGTGAAAATATTATGTTACAAAATGTGGTGGACACCATTGTGGATATTGTTGGTTTGGAAAATGAGGCTATTCACTCAATTGTTATTGGAGCGGCTGAGTCAGAAATTTGGCCTTCAGAGAAGGACTTTGGTTATCTAATCGAGTTTGTGTCTTTTTTTGTTTCCCACAAAAGGGCAAAAGCATCTCAAAGAGTTGTTAGGCACATCCTCAGATATCTTACTTCATCCAATATCCTGTCATCTGATGATAAGAAAACACCaactcaaaaagaaaaggaagttcTTCAGCTCTTCGATGCAGTTCCTCAAACTGATTGGAATTCTGATTATGTGTTGCATATTTGCTTAGACGCTCATTTTCACCAGGTTCGTGAACATTACACTTTGACAGTTGAATTCTATGCTATGGGCTATGGCACACGCTCACAAATGCCTTTTAGTTTATGACTGAATAATCTTGTTACTGTACAGGCTTGTGGATTGATATATATGACCAGAAAGCAAAATTTGCCTGCTTTAGAAAGTTACATGAAGGATACACTGGAACCATTCCATGCTTTTATCTTCATTAACAAAAAGCTATCCGAATTGGCCGATTATGAAGCTTCGTCATTTCGTTCCTCAGTAATATCTCATTTTCCTGAGCTAGTCAAGCTAAGCAGGTGAAATTGATAATTCATCTAACAAGTAGATCACATATTCGTCAACTAGATTCATGCCTGCTTGTTTGTCTTTCTACTGAATGCACTCATTTTCTTCCCTATGCCTCTTCTCAGGGAGTGCGCTTTTGTCTTGGTCATTGATCATTTCCACGATGAGATCCAGAAAATATTATCAGAGCTTCATTCTGATCACCacagcctctttcttttcttgaaaACTGCGATTGAAGTGCACTTGTCAGGAAAACTGAATTTCAGTGAACTCAATGCCAGAAAAAATAGCACAGTTGAACTTCAATACTCATCCCGTGAACTTGAATTTTATATACAGAGACTTTCAAATCTTCCCAAGTTGTTGGACCGCAATCCTGTTATTATGACTGATGAGATTGTTGAACTCTATCTGGAGGTAAatgtattgatttttttttttagaaaccaAATATGTCGATGGACTTTTCAACTGTTCAGGTCTTAGGTCTGATTGTTTGTTCCAAATGAAAAGAGTCTGGTGAAATGTCATGGCTGGAAAAATTGTGTTCTTTATGGCCACATCTGCTGTGTCTCTGTAGAGCATAGCCACAGGCAGTGTGCCAATAATAGAACATGAAGGGTACCTTGTCCATCATATTGCACATGGTGGTCAATTCTCTTGAAGGTTGATTGTCTTATGGTTTTGTAGAGCTTTGGAGTCTGATTACGCCTGCAACTGTCCATGAAATCAGTACTTTACAGTTCTCCATTTTGTTGTGAATATTATAGTTTTGCTTTGTTTTTTTGTCTTATGATATTGAAAATTCtgatatataaaagtaattgTGTGCAGTATGTAATTGAAATTTTGTGGTGATCACAACAATTTTGTGTGTTATCTTCATCCTAACtattactaaaaaaaaaaatctttcttgCACAGCTTCTATGTCAGTACGAGCGAAGGTCTGTTTTGAAGTTTCTGGAGACTTTTGACAGTTACAGATTGGAGCGGTGTTTGCATCTTTGTTTAGATTATGGGGTTACAGATGCTGCTGCATTCTTGCAAGAGAGAGTTGGTGATGTTGGGAGTGCACTGGCACTTATTCTAGCAGGTCTTGATGAGAAAATCAACCTATTTATTTCTTCAGTGGAAAATGCTTTCTCTGGGATTGCATCAAAAAGTATATCTGAGATAGAGCAGCCAGACATTGTTCTAAAAATGAGTGaggtctttcttttttttctcctgctcATTTAAATGCTTGCTTGGACAACCTCCGTTGTATACATGGTAAGTAGGTAACatattcaatatttttttattttgaaggCTCATCCTGTGCTTGATGCATTACGTGCTGCCATCGGATTGTGTCAAAGGAATTCACAAAGATTGAACCCAGAGGAGTCCCAGTCCCTTTGGTTCCAACTGCTTGACTCGTAAGTTATGCTAACATATTAATACTACGTTACGTTATTCATATTTATAAGtttcaaatataatttttgtCATCTCAGTTGCTGGTTTGTTAGTAGCATTTTATGATGTAAGATTTTTCCTTGTTCCTTGGAATATGAACCTGTGACATCTTGCAAGCTGTTAGACTTCTGTTCTACCCCTTCTCATGAAAATTGTACCGTTCAGTTTTCTCACTAGGCTGTTAGACTGCTGTTCTACCCCTTCTCATGAAAATTGTACCGTTCAGTTTTCTCACTAGGCATGCTCTTAAACACTTATAGGGAGTTGTTACCATGTATACTTCAGATCCAAATATAGAGGGTAAATTCAATGTCCACATACATAAGTGTGCATTGAGAGTGTTGGGCATGAACTGATGATGCTGAATTGTATCTATTGAACTTTTTCTACAGTGGCCTCAATTTGTGAGTCATAACAGATAGTAAGCATGATCAGTGCCTTTGTCCATTGTGaattcagacaaaaaaaaaatcaaacaaggccTTAATTTTTTCTTATGATAAATTTTCATTAGATTAATTGGCACTCTCAAAAGGATATAATCAACCTATAATATTGGAATTGCATAAGGCTTTCTTTACAGTCGTATGATTTGTCATGTTTGTTGCTTGCTGTGGTCATACAAAGATATCTGTCTTGTGTTCTGATAGATGTATTGACATCAATGTTGTTATGTTATCAATTCAGCTTCTCAGAGCCCCTGAAAAAATTGTATGGAAGCAAGGATGTAAATGGAAAAGGTGTCAGGTCTAATGGGAGTGAAACATCGAATAGACAGCCAAAGGACAAAGGATTCTCACGAAAAACAAGGATTTCAGCTTATCAGAGGTGCTTGAATGCACTGCGGAGAGTATTTTCGCAGTTTGTTGGAGAAATAATCGAGGCAATGGCTGGACATATACCCTTACCAGCAATCATGGGAAAGCTATTATCTGACAACAGGAGTCAAGAGTTTGGTGATTTTAAGCTCGTTATACATAGAATGCTGTCTATGTATCTTTATGAAAAAAGAATACTGGTATGTCCATATTGATTTTTATCCCATACGCAATTTACTTGCTGCTATAGCAGACCAGCAATGCTTTAGGCTTTTCCATGCTGCTGTAATGTAAAATCATTAGGAAATTCCTGAAGTACACATCGCTTAAATGATCAACAGACTTTAGTGTTGTTTTAAATTGAACGCTTGTTTGCTACTGCAATTGCTGGGGTAAATGaacttttatattttgtttGATAGAAAAGAGTTTCTAGCTCCCTTGATACCCTTTTTTAGGGAAACAATAGGGGTGGACCCTATTGAAGATATATATTTCTTCTCTGATTTCTTATGCACCTGCCTGCAGGAAACAGCCAAGTCAGTAATTGAGGATGATTCATTCTACACCTTGAGCTTACTAAAGAGAGGGGTTTGCCATGGACTTGCTCCACAGACTTTTGTATGTTGCATATGCAACTGCTCTCTTTCAAAAGAAAGTGCTGTTTCAGCAATACGAGTATTCAGTTGTGGACATGCAACTCATCTCCAATGTGAGTCTGAACAAAGTAAGTCATCCAATAGGGATTCCAAAGATGGATGCCCAATTTGTCTTTCAACTAGTAATACACAAGCCCAAAACAAATCACCTATATCAGAGAATGGGCTTGGGAAACATTTTGGGGCTGAAAGCGAGGTATCACATGGCACCTATCATACTCATGAAACAGATCATGTCGACAGATCTCGTGGGCTTCAGCAGATGTCACGGGTAATAATATCTTTCCACTTATCATACATATGTCAACTACATCCAAAAGTTTTTCCAATGAGTAGAACTGATTTCAGTTATACTTGGAAGCCTTGATCAAGTTATAACCTTGTACTCTTGTTGAATATGGCAATCTACTCCACTTTTATagtattttaaatttattactgTTTCATCTAAGCTGATACGTTCCAAGTGAACGTGGCCTACAGGATAGTACTGTAATTCTGTAACAAATCGATTCTCCTTTTTGCAGTATGAAATACTGAATCATCTTCAGAGGCCACAGAGTTTGCATATAGAAACTGTACCTCCATTGAGGCTTTCACCACCAGCGATATATCATGAAAAGATACAGAAGAGAACAACCACGATGGGAGAATCCAGCAAGCATTCAGTTAGAACTGAAAAACCCCAGAGAATATGGCAAATGAAGGAACCAAGATCAAAAAGATCAGGGAACCGAGTTCTGCCAAAGTCAAGCATGTTGAGTGAGTTTGCGCTTCACATTGATTAAATAAATAACAATGGCACTCTATGTACTCCATTTTGAATTTTGTTTGCTCTATTTATGTTTCTTTATTCTTCTGTAGGTTCTCAGAATAATCAAGTGCGATAGTGTAAATATAATATGGTATGAATTTGACAATTCTTAAAATGGTAAGTGGTAACTCTGTTGGTATAGGTTTTTTGTCTGTTTTTTCTCATGTATGGAGTCATTATTGCGATTAATCTTTGAATCCATTCAAAGCTAATTCGACATTTTGTGGCCTTTGGAAAACCATGTCAAATGTATTGCTTAGCAAATCTTCATGGTCCCACAGTGTAGCACAGCAGAGCACAATGCAAGGCTTAAACTGAACGTCTGAACCTTACATTTTTCTGTAACTTAATAAGAATAATATATCATCTATGTTAAACCTATCAGAACTATTTAGGGCCCTCATCATCACCATGATCAATAGAAAATGTGAGCAGAGGACACCTGGAAGTTGGAAATCAATTTAGGCATGCAAAAATGAAAGCACGAATAAGCTTTGAAATTGCTAGATCTGGAgtaaacttgaaaatagatAGTGCCGTCTAGATTTATTCGCATGCAGTGTTTTTGAACTATAGGTGGAATATCGATAGGGTTTCCAATTCCTATTGTACTGGTTTATACACGCTGCAATCATTATGGATTTGCTCTATTTTTCTTTGAAGTAATAGATAATGAGCTGTTTTTTGGGTTCCTTGCTGAAACCAGATTCGAACTGATACAAACTGATTTGGATCGAGCCATCatgtttcaactttcaactgATCATTGATTTGCCAGTGTGGTTGTGCTGCTCTTCCTTTGTACTCAATTCTCATCTTGGTGATGCATTAAGGCTGTTTGGAGTAGTGCAATTCTTCTCCCACGGTACTTCTGTTGAAGGtcactatctttttttttctcttcatttggtcaatgtttttcttttctaatctCGTTATCTTTCAGCTGGGGAGATGAATACCAGATCTCAAGGCAAAGGCGGGAGCGGAGAAGGGCAACTAGATCAGGTGACCCTGAGAAGCTTTAACTTAGAACACAAAAAAACTAAtgcgatagaaaattttttgGGGGGCAATTCATCATGAAGTATTTCTGTACAGAGCGAACACGTGATGACGCCATCCTTACACTTAGCATTACATGACTTTCTTGCGTTTCGACTTTTCTTTTTGTGTAAAATGTGAAGTACACAGGAACTCTGCGATGTATAGCATATGAGACATTACATGATTTTGATCAACTGAGCAATGATATCAACACTGGTAGTACATATGCACAGTGCTCTGTTCTTTATGGATGTGATTGATAGATTATGGACAATCGTTTATCGgtatgaattaaatattatatattataaaccTAAAAAATAGCTTAGAACGAGTTAGCTAAGCAATGATGAtgatgtagatttttttttttgaagtggtagcttatgatgatgatgtagaattttttttttaagtggtAGCTTGCCAGCTGAGGTACGCATAAtctatactccctctgttctaaaataacTTAACTCAGGATGGGAACAAAGATTAattgtactaggatatatcTTATCCTATCTTAAGTTGAGTtgttttttgggatggagagagtaaaaCTTGTCGTTGCTGCAAAATATTGTTCAGCGTTGCATCTTGTGATGTTTTCCCAGCAATGTCATTTTTCATCTCAAAACAACAAGAAACTTTTGACGAGATGATGAatgatcacacacacacacccaaaaAAATCGCAATCAAAACAAGTCTTGCGGGAGCAGCACTGGCGTGAAGATTGaacaaataaacatgcatttatattCGATTGATCAGCATGGACTTCATCACATTCTTCCTAGCGTTTATAAACAGGTTGATTTCCTCTGAAAAAGGGGACAAAAATCAATGGAAAGGCTCAAAGCACATCCGTTTATAAACAGGTTGATTTTCTCTGAAAAAAAAGGGACAAAAATCAATGTAAAGGCTAAAAGCACATCGTCTtcgtcaatcgtcaccgtgcaCCGCTCGGTTTTACACTTTGATCCATTAGACATCAAACCTTTGAACTTCCAAAATCTACATGTATTTCGAATTCATGTTAGAATTTGAAAATTGTATATGAATTTGATCGAAATGGTGTTTCATTCGTTTTCACCATTACAACATCTCGATTCTGCGTAAAGAGCAAAAGTAAATGTTTATATATGACTTTGCGAGTCCTCTGATTTACTCCACATAGTAGCAGATTACAAGAAACAAAGGCTCCACGTAATATATAGCTGGAATTCCTTTTCCAAATGTAAAAGTACAGATTTTTTACTCCATTGCCTCTCTTTCTCATTATCCAACAGCCGGCGTTGTATATACATCGAAGTCCTTCATCTGCCCTCAATGGCATCATGGCATGTGCCACAGGCCAATGTCAGCCATTGGATCATCATCTCCTCCTCAATTCCTCCATGCCAAGACAGTGAATGTGCCAGTGTTCATCCAATAAGCAGATTGGCTCAGAGGATTAGTGACAGAGATCAGGTAATGCTACAATGTGTTCCTCTGCCCTACAAATTTCCGTGCAACACCGAAGATGAGAGCCTTGGTCAACAGCCCTTGATCAAGAGTGCAAGCCAGAGCAACAGCTCCACCGAGCACAAGGAACCTTGCTACTCGGTTTTTCGCGggtttctcttctgcttccacAATATCTGACTGATCGTCGTTGGATTCCAATCCACGAACAAAATTGTCACCGACCTTGGTATTGATATGCGCCATCAAGGCACTCTGAGACAATGGCTCCCCAGCAGCTCTCGCTTTCTGATAGGCCCGAAGTCCAGGTTCGATTCTCTTTACACACCCCCACATTCCCTGCCGAATGCCAATCTTTGCAATCTCATAGGGAATACCCATGTCCTCATGGTGGAACAGGAGAACCTCACAAGCCGTCAATCCACTGTTCCCTCTTCTTGATTCCACTGTTCAAAGatcagatgaaaaaaaaaaccagttaCCAAACTGcccacaaagaaaaaaaatagagaaatatgTCTACTCATCCATTTCTCCTCTTCTGCGTTGTTCTTTTTTTGGTTCAGACCCATTACTCAAAACAGTATACATTTCACCTCATAAGGCTCAAAGGAAAACAGAGTAGTCAAGGAAATTGGCTTACCTGGACGGATGCACCAGCTTGAATAGTATACATCTACTCTACGAGGTTTGTTACGACGTGGGATGGATGAGCATGGCACACCCTGCACAATGCACAAAACACATACATGTAAATTGCTGAGCTGGTCAACTCTGTGTTCACATGCGCACACTAGTGATTCAAGCAATGCAAGTTGAACTTGCCTAGGCAAAACTATGAATAATCAACAATTTATTTTTACTCTGTAAAAAAGTCCATTTAACCTTTGTTCAATGGTAATACTCTCTTTAGTTCAGAGATACATCTTACTGAATCACTTTATGCAGGGTAAATATCCTAAACAACAATCTTGAACCAAGGTTAAGTCATTAATAAGCATGAATAGGCCTCGAAAAGAAACCTCCAGCCAAAACAAAATGTGTGTTATTTCAGGAAAGCAGGCCAAAACTTCTGAAATGTGACCTGAGAAATGAATTTAAAGCAAGAAGTGATCATATGTTCTCTAATGAGGTACAGAAGGCATCGTCCAATAACTTACAACAGATAACCAGAACTGATATGTGACATACTTCTAAGTTTGACAATGATGTAGGAAATTAGCAACTACTTCCTAGTC of the Oryza sativa Japonica Group chromosome 2, ASM3414082v1 genome contains:
- the LOC4328144 gene encoding uncharacterized protein; the protein is MSTSSPAMAPPSQPPPPPPSQELDLDAFLPSSPTSSSVSEPDGDGAADHRRAVDDLLLLLSSSDSDTDEPPARPSPIAQLKTLASIRAPAPSPKPSPSPSPSPRRSTSASPSATLSSLVSRTFSNNAASSSSSKPLPSLFRGVRPSPKPGAALAAAAAASRAVLTPHAAAIKSRRSASAPIEKLLDEGSGSEVSEEFPSAGNSEAGVAEKTNAEGNADVSKEATSGSGDEELEADKHGEEVRFEEKTEPTESVEEVAADSAVAENINEHKQLGGESLAETDRPADQIGLDDEEHVDDRTADENLVEFGDVEDLVGAACEEDVDDEQESERSETSVEEHSESESIIDKAIEERLEISRKTEKIVEKRPKLSMKPLEQAEELEKRQASFGQHWEEGAAAQPMHLEGIGRGQPAIGYMQIEVDNPITRAMSSQSFGQDHGSPQVMTVHKSYIALGMSKGSVIVIPSKYSIHQADDTDAKMLFFWNQGEKTQSSVTAMCFNQQGDLLLVGYNDGHMTIWDVQKGTAAKVIYGEHTAPVVHACFIRQSKAITGDSKGLVLLHTFSIIPVINRLTIKGTQRLFDGNTGIVLSACPLLVDESFGSSNSSTQGNLTTSSGGGLSSMMGGVVGGVVGVDSGWKFFNEGSSPIEDGVVVMFIMHQHALVVRLRTNIDHVDHIETFSRPDGAREGSIAYAAWKYTTSSSDSPSIVEEQVSWLALAWDRQVQVAKFVKSKMIKHKEWKIDSAAIGVAWLDDQMLVVLNLRGQLCLFSKDSNELRRTVFVLDGYIFDESILYHTHFSNRFGNPEKHFNNSVAVRGATVYILGPNFLTVSRLLPWKERIEALKRAGDWMGALDMAMKLYDGQTQGVVDLPRTVDSIREAIMPYLVELLLSYIHYVFEYISIALSSHTGKGGASDGLVDADRSLLTQREEQYARVGGVAVEFCVHIGRNDILFDTVFSKFVAAKSGGMFLEVLEPYILKDMLGSLPPEIMQALVEHYSSKGWLQRVEQCILHMDISSLDFNQVVRLCREHGLYGALIYLFNQGLKDFRTPLEELLSVIQNASRKEGASTCYRMLVYLKYCFQGLAFPPGHGTIPQSRLHSVREELLQFLLEESKTSSTDVYKSFKSSSEKCPNICYLLWMDTEAALEVLKCAFAHERFEPRDNPSSTPDARVSEDGDNINIGSPDSENIMLQNVVDTIVDIVGLENEAIHSIVIGAAESEIWPSEKDFGYLIEFVSFFVSHKRAKASQRVVRHILRYLTSSNILSSDDKKTPTQKEKEVLQLFDAVPQTDWNSDYVLHICLDAHFHQACGLIYMTRKQNLPALESYMKDTLEPFHAFIFINKKLSELADYEASSFRSSVISHFPELVKLSRECAFVLVIDHFHDEIQKILSELHSDHHSLFLFLKTAIEVHLSGKLNFSELNARKNSTVELQYSSRELEFYIQRLSNLPKLLDRNPVIMTDEIVELYLELLCQYERRSVLKFLETFDSYRLERCLHLCLDYGVTDAAAFLQERVGDVGSALALILAGLDEKINLFISSVENAFSGIASKSISEIEQPDIVLKMSEAHPVLDALRAAIGLCQRNSQRLNPEESQSLWFQLLDSFSEPLKKLYGSKDVNGKGVRSNGSETSNRQPKDKGFSRKTRISAYQRCLNALRRVFSQFVGEIIEAMAGHIPLPAIMGKLLSDNRSQEFGDFKLVIHRMLSMYLYEKRILETAKSVIEDDSFYTLSLLKRGVCHGLAPQTFVCCICNCSLSKESAVSAIRVFSCGHATHLQCESEQSKSSNRDSKDGCPICLSTSNTQAQNKSPISENGLGKHFGAESEVSHGTYHTHETDHVDRSRGLQQMSRYEILNHLQRPQSLHIETVPPLRLSPPAIYHEKIQKRTTTMGESSKHSVRTEKPQRIWQMKEPRSKRSGNRVLPKSSMLSSQNNQVR